The sequence CTGGCAAATGCTTGCAATTCATTCTATGTCCGCATGCGGGCAGACCTTGCTGCGGAACCAGGGCGGGAGAAGGGTGAAGCTTGCGCATGTATGTGCGATCTCCTCGCGACGCGCCTGCGCAGAGATCGCAAGCACGGGCTCAGCGCGCACCGCCGTATTCGGGCCGGTCGTTGTGCTGGGGCTTGAGTGGGGCAGTGCCTTGGCCCTGGGCTCGCTCCGTGCGCCACTGCTGCTTGCGTGCGGTCCATTCGGCCAGGCGGGCGTGGGCGGTCTGGCTTTCGCGTGCCATCTGCACCTCGTCGGCCAGCTGGGCCGACAGCTCCAGGCGAATGCCATTGGGGTCAAAGAAATAAATGCTCTTGAAGATGTGGTGGTCGGTCACGCCCAGCACTTCCACGCCATGGGCCTGCAAGCGGGCCTTGGTGTTCTCCAGCTCCTGCACTGTGTCCACGCGAAAGGCGATGTGGTTGATCCACAGCGGGGTATTGGGTGATGGCAGGGCTTTTTCATCGTCGCCAATGTCGAAGAAGGCGATGAAGCTGCCATCGCGCAGGCGAAAGAAGAAATGGGTGTAGGGGCAGTACTCGCCGGTGCTGGGCACATGGTCGCTCTGGATGATGTGGTAGAGCGGCAGGCCCAGTATGTCTTCGTAGAAGTGGCGGGTTTCCTCGGCATCGCGCGCCTTGTAGGCGTAGTGGTGCAGCTGCTGCACGGCGGCGGGCGGGGGCAGCGCGTCCAGCGCGGCGCGGGTCAGGGTGGTGGGGGCGGTGTGGTGGCCCATGGCAGCTCTCCTTTTACGTATATGCAATGCATTGCACTAAGCGTAATTCTAGAAAGACCAAGACCCGCCAGGGCCAAGAAAAAACCCGCATGCCGAGGTGGCGTGCGGGTTGTGGGCGTCAGAGCGAGTGCTCAGAACGTGTTCAATGCCTCTACGCAGGCGCGTTGGAGCGCAATCGGGATGAGTTCGAGTCGATGGGGCGCAGCTTGCACCGGGGTGCAAGCAAGAGCCAGCGCGAAGAAATCGCCCGATTTCGCTCCAACCCTTCGGGCCAGTGCCTTTGCGGGCGGTCTACGGTGTTGCGAATCCTCGCAATAGCACGGCTATTGCTGCGGTATCGCGCCTTGTATCCCATCCCGCAAAGACACTGGCGCGTCGCGAGGAGACTTTGAACACGTTCTCAAGCATCCGAAGTATGCGCAGGGTTTACTGCTTGACGGCTTCCATCTGCAGCACCAGGCGCACGTTCTTGCTGAAGCCCCAGTCCACGCCGTAGTTCACGCCCCATTGGGTGCGGTCGATGGTGGCTTCAAAGTCGCCGCCGCAGACCTCACGCTTGAGCATGGGGCTTTCGTAGCAGGTGAACTTGTTGGACTTGATGGTGATGGGGTGGGTCTGGCCGTTCAGGGTCAGCTGGCCGGTGACTTCCTTGAGCTTGTCGCCGTCAAACACGAACTTGTCGGAGACGAACTTGGACACCGGGTACTGGTCGGTGTTGAAGATGTCCTTGCCCTTGAGGTGCTTGTCGAAAGCGGCGGTGCCGGAGTTCACCGAAGTCATGTCCAGCGTCACTTCCACCTTGCCGGTCTTGCCGGCCTTGTCGAATTCCACCTGGCCGCTCTTCTTGTCGAAGCGGGCGCGGTTGGTGGATGCGCCGAAGTGGTCGATCTCGAAGGTGGCGAAGGTGTGGGTGGGGTCGATGGCGTACTGGGCCGGAGCAGCGTGGGCAGCGGTGGCGAACAGACCGGCAGCAGCCAGGGCAAACAAGGTGGAACGCATCAAGAAATCTCCTGTGAAGGTGAAGAGGGGGAGAAAAACAAATCTCGGAACTACCGAATCGATAGCTTGCTGTGCGCTGGCTGCAATGATTTCAAAGCAAAACTGCTTTCAAAGCAAGCAGCCATGGGCACAAGCCGCTATCACAAACAATGTGGTGGCAGGGCTTAGAGCTTGCCCACGCCGGTCAGGGCCAGCTTGAACTGCACGGACACCTCATCGGCGACCATGGAGGTGTCGGACCAGTCACCGTCGCCAATCTTGAAGGCCAGGCGCTTGAGCGGCAAGGTGCCTGCGGCCATGGTGGTGGCGCCCGACTGGGTCAGGGCCACGGGCAGGGACACTTTTTGCGCATTGCCCTTGATGGTCAGCGTGCCGTCCACCTGGTATTTGCCGCCGCCCAAGGCCTTGACGGCGGTGGATTCGAAGGTGGCCTTGGGGAATTTGGCGATGTTGAACCAGTCGGCACCCAGCAGATTGCTGTCGGTCTCCTTGGAGCCCATGGTGGCGCTGCCGGTATCCACGGTGAAGTGGATCTTGCTGGTCTCGGGCTTGGCGGTGTCGAAATTCACCTGCGCCTCAAATTTCTTGAAGTGGCCTTGCAGCGGCACACCCATTTGCTTGGCGGTGAAGTTGATGCTGCTTTGCGCCGGCACCAGGGCCTGGGCCGCCATGGCGGCAGTGGCGAAAAGGGCTGCACCGGCGAGGGTGGCAGCACGGAGGGTGGCGGTGAAATGCATGCTGATCTCCTGACGTTCAAAAATGAAAAAAGACGGGGTGGTTCAGGCAGCGCTGCCGGGCCACATGCGGCGCAGCAGACCGTCACGGTCTATGAGTTGGTGCTTCAGCGCGGCGGCGATGTGCAGGGCAATCAGGCCCGCCAGACTGTACGCCGCAATGGCGTGCCAGGGCTTGATGGCCTCAGCCAGCTCCGGGTTGGCGGCCACAAAGTCGGGCAGCTGCCACAGGCCGAACCACACGATGGGGAAGCCCGCCGCCGAGCTATAGGCCCAGCCCAGCAGGGGCACGGCAAAGAACAAGACATACAGCAGCTGGTGCACGCCATGGTGGGCCAGCTGCTGCCAGCGTGGCATGGCCGCCGCCATGGCTTTGGGCAGGGCGGGAGGGCGATGGGTGAAGCGCCACAGCAGGCGCAGCACGCTCAGCACCAGCAGGCTGACGCCGGCCCATTTGTGCCAGTTGTAGTACTTCAGGCGTGCCGGAGAAAACGGCAGCCCGGTCATATACCAGCCAAAGACCAGCAGGCCGATCAGGCCCAGTGCCAGCACCCAGTGGAAGGTGATGGCGGTGAGGCTGTAGCGGGAAGAAGAGGTGGAGTGGGGCATGTAGTTCGCAAGGGAAAGCGCCTGGCAAGCAGGAAAAATGGCGCAGACAACGTTGCCATGTAGGCAGTGTAGGAAAGCTGCAGCGAAAAAAAGTTCAGGCGAATTGACGTGACAGTTCAAAAAGCTTGAATGCCCGCAGGCCCTGGTCAGGGCGGTGGCTCGGGTAAGCTCGCCAGCCCTATGGCACAGACTCTGGCAAGCCCCGCACACAGCGAACTGATCATCAAGAAGAGCCGCTTCATCGGCTGTGTACAGCCCATGGCCGACCGCGCCAGCGCGCAGGCCACGGTGGACGCGCTGTGGCGGGTACACCCCACGGCCACCCATATCTGCTGGGCGCTGCTTGCAGGCGGCCAGTCGGCGGCCGTGGATGACGGCGAGCCCGGCGGCACGGCCGGCCGCCCCATGCTGGACGTGCTGCGTCACCAGGAACTGGAAGGCGTGCTGGCCACCGTGGTGCGCTATTACGGCGGCGTGAAGCTGGGCGCCGGCGGCCTGGTGCGGGCCTATACCGACAGCGTGGCCCAGGCCCTGCTAGGGGCCGACAAGGTGCTGCTGCAGCGCATGAGCACGCTGCAGTGCAGCCTGCCCTACGACATGGAAGGCTGGCTGCGCCGCGACATTGCCCAGGCAGGGGCCGAACTCTTGCAGGTGCGGCATGACAGCCTGGTGCATATGCAGTGGCAGCTGCCGGAAAGCGAAGCCGCAGCCCAGGTGCAGCGGCTGAATGACCAGGGCCAAGGCAAGCTCGGCTGGATAGAACACTGGAAAGACTGACGAAATAAAAACAGGGCCGCAATGCGGCC comes from Comamonas sp. GB3 AK4-5 and encodes:
- a CDS encoding VOC family protein, with the translated sequence MGHHTAPTTLTRAALDALPPPAAVQQLHHYAYKARDAEETRHFYEDILGLPLYHIIQSDHVPSTGEYCPYTHFFFRLRDGSFIAFFDIGDDEKALPSPNTPLWINHIAFRVDTVQELENTKARLQAHGVEVLGVTDHHIFKSIYFFDPNGIRLELSAQLADEVQMARESQTAHARLAEWTARKQQWRTERAQGQGTAPLKPQHNDRPEYGGAR
- a CDS encoding YceI family protein produces the protein MHFTATLRAATLAGAALFATAAMAAQALVPAQSSINFTAKQMGVPLQGHFKKFEAQVNFDTAKPETSKIHFTVDTGSATMGSKETDSNLLGADWFNIAKFPKATFESTAVKALGGGKYQVDGTLTIKGNAQKVSLPVALTQSGATTMAAGTLPLKRLAFKIGDGDWSDTSMVADEVSVQFKLALTGVGKL
- a CDS encoding YceI family protein, translated to MRSTLFALAAAGLFATAAHAAPAQYAIDPTHTFATFEIDHFGASTNRARFDKKSGQVEFDKAGKTGKVEVTLDMTSVNSGTAAFDKHLKGKDIFNTDQYPVSKFVSDKFVFDGDKLKEVTGQLTLNGQTHPITIKSNKFTCYESPMLKREVCGGDFEATIDRTQWGVNYGVDWGFSKNVRLVLQMEAVKQ
- a CDS encoding cytochrome b: MPHSTSSSRYSLTAITFHWVLALGLIGLLVFGWYMTGLPFSPARLKYYNWHKWAGVSLLVLSVLRLLWRFTHRPPALPKAMAAAMPRWQQLAHHGVHQLLYVLFFAVPLLGWAYSSAAGFPIVWFGLWQLPDFVAANPELAEAIKPWHAIAAYSLAGLIALHIAAALKHQLIDRDGLLRRMWPGSAA
- a CDS encoding YigZ family protein encodes the protein MAQTLASPAHSELIIKKSRFIGCVQPMADRASAQATVDALWRVHPTATHICWALLAGGQSAAVDDGEPGGTAGRPMLDVLRHQELEGVLATVVRYYGGVKLGAGGLVRAYTDSVAQALLGADKVLLQRMSTLQCSLPYDMEGWLRRDIAQAGAELLQVRHDSLVHMQWQLPESEAAAQVQRLNDQGQGKLGWIEHWKD